In one Pseudomonas sp. MM211 genomic region, the following are encoded:
- the pyrF gene encoding orotidine-5'-phosphate decarboxylase, which produces MSVCQTPIIVALDFPTREAALALADQLDPKLCRVKVGKELFTSCASDIVATLRERGFDVFLDLKFHDIPNTTAMAVKAAAEMGVWMVNVHCSGGLRMMSACRETLDAFNGPVPLLIGVTVLTSMEREDLAGIGLDIEPQEQVLRLAALAQKAGMDGLVCSALEAPALKAAQPALQLVTPGIRPAGSAQDDQRRILTPRQALDAGSDYLVIGRPISQAADPAAALAKLVAELG; this is translated from the coding sequence ATGTCCGTTTGTCAGACCCCGATCATCGTCGCCCTGGATTTCCCGACCCGAGAGGCTGCGCTAGCGCTTGCCGATCAGCTCGATCCCAAGCTGTGCCGGGTCAAGGTGGGCAAGGAGCTGTTTACCAGTTGTGCGTCGGATATCGTCGCCACGCTGCGCGAGCGCGGCTTCGATGTGTTCCTCGATCTGAAATTCCATGACATCCCCAACACGACTGCCATGGCCGTCAAGGCTGCCGCAGAAATGGGCGTGTGGATGGTCAACGTGCATTGTTCAGGTGGCCTGCGCATGATGAGCGCCTGCCGCGAGACGCTGGATGCGTTCAACGGCCCAGTACCGCTGCTGATCGGCGTGACCGTGCTGACCAGCATGGAGCGTGAGGATCTGGCCGGTATTGGCCTGGATATCGAGCCTCAGGAACAGGTGCTGCGCCTGGCTGCGCTGGCCCAGAAAGCAGGTATGGATGGCCTGGTCTGCTCGGCCCTCGAAGCGCCTGCGCTCAAGGCAGCGCAACCGGCGCTGCAGTTGGTCACGCCGGGTATCCGTCCAGCCGGCAGCGCGCAGGACGATCAGCGCCGCATTCTCACGCCGCGTCAGGCACTGGACGCCGGCTCGGATTATCTGGTGATCGGTCGCCCGATCAGCCAGGCCGCCGATCCGGCTGCCGCGTTGGCCAAGCTGGTCGCCGAGCTGGGTTGA
- the queF gene encoding NADPH-dependent 7-cyano-7-deazaguanine reductase QueF (Catalyzes the NADPH-dependent reduction of 7-cyano-7-deazaguanine (preQ0) to 7-aminomethyl-7-deazaguanine (preQ1) in queuosine biosynthesis): MHSVEHSPLGKSSEYIATYSPELLFPIPRAAKWAELGLSADTLPYRGVDYWNCFELSWLLPSGKPVVAIGEFSIAADSPNIIESKSFKLYLNSLNQSVFASEAELVSVLEKDLSATAGKPVGVRVRSLSEVAQDGLAVLPGTCIDDLDISISDYQAPRPELLACDASRIVEESLHSHLLKSNCPVTGQPDWGSVVVEYRGAALEPASLLAYLVSFRQHADFHEQCVERIFLDLQRLLQPEYLTVYARYVRRGGLDINPYRTTLAQLPDNRRLVRQ; this comes from the coding sequence ATGCATTCCGTGGAACATTCGCCGCTAGGCAAGAGCAGCGAGTACATCGCCACCTATTCGCCCGAACTGCTGTTTCCCATCCCGCGAGCGGCCAAGTGGGCCGAACTCGGTTTGAGCGCAGACACCCTGCCGTATCGTGGCGTGGATTACTGGAACTGCTTCGAGCTGTCCTGGCTGCTGCCGTCCGGCAAGCCGGTGGTGGCGATCGGTGAATTCAGCATTGCCGCCGACTCGCCGAACATCATCGAATCGAAGTCCTTCAAGCTCTACCTCAACTCGCTGAATCAGTCGGTGTTCGCCAGTGAGGCCGAATTGGTGAGCGTGCTCGAGAAGGATTTGTCCGCTACTGCCGGCAAGCCCGTTGGCGTGCGTGTGCGCAGCCTGAGCGAAGTGGCGCAGGACGGTCTGGCGGTGTTGCCGGGAACCTGCATCGACGACCTGGACATCAGCATCAGCGATTACCAGGCGCCCCGTCCCGAGTTGCTGGCCTGCGACGCATCGCGCATCGTCGAGGAGAGCCTGCACAGTCATCTGCTCAAGTCCAACTGCCCGGTAACCGGTCAACCCGATTGGGGCAGCGTGGTGGTCGAGTACCGCGGTGCAGCGCTAGAGCCGGCGAGCCTGCTGGCGTACCTAGTCAGCTTCCGTCAGCACGCCGATTTTCACGAGCAGTGTGTGGAACGCATCTTTCTGGATTTGCAGCGCTTGCTGCAGCCGGAGTACCTGACCGTCTATGCACGGTATGTACGCCGCGGTGGGCTCGATATCAATCCCTATCGAACCACGTTGGCGCAGTTGCCGGACAATCGGCGTCTGGTCAGGCAGTAA
- a CDS encoding DUF4404 family protein: protein MPANHLQQQLEELHKQLAQNPPVNEEDRESLSLLARDIELQLAAQPVTTPDASLVDSVNLAVERFEVSHPTLAGSLRNIMQSLANMGI, encoded by the coding sequence ATGCCTGCGAACCATCTGCAGCAGCAACTGGAAGAGCTGCACAAGCAACTGGCGCAGAATCCGCCGGTAAACGAGGAAGACCGCGAGTCGCTTTCGCTGCTGGCTCGTGACATCGAACTGCAGCTGGCGGCTCAACCAGTGACCACACCTGATGCCTCGCTGGTCGATAGCGTCAATCTAGCCGTGGAGCGCTTCGAAGTGAGCCATCCAACCCTGGCTGGAAGCCTGCGCAATATCATGCAGAGCCTCGCCAACATGGGTATTTGA
- a CDS encoding HAD family phosphatase, with protein sequence MPQPALSAVTPSFTAVLFGLSGCLVDFGARSASLAGTRHLTLIREAGGPARALEAANPRELESCAEPTPGALATLRSLREQRVPCAWLDELPETLAMKLTSQLPEWLVASPACSQRSWPAPDACWQALSTLQIDRLDGCVLVSGEPRLLQAGLNAGLWTVGLAACGSLGGHALCDWEILDAAQRDRLRADATLALYRLGAHSVIDQLTDLPACLDDLQIRRSKGEKP encoded by the coding sequence ATGCCGCAGCCAGCGCTCTCCGCAGTTACCCCCTCCTTCACCGCCGTCCTGTTCGGCCTGTCCGGCTGCCTGGTTGATTTCGGAGCCCGCAGCGCGTCGTTGGCCGGCACTCGCCACCTGACGCTGATTCGTGAAGCCGGCGGCCCGGCGCGCGCACTCGAAGCCGCTAACCCGCGAGAGCTGGAGAGCTGCGCCGAACCGACGCCTGGCGCCTTGGCAACCCTACGCAGCCTGCGTGAACAACGCGTGCCCTGCGCCTGGCTGGACGAACTTCCCGAAACCCTCGCCATGAAACTGACGAGCCAGCTACCCGAATGGCTGGTCGCCTCTCCAGCCTGCTCGCAGCGCAGCTGGCCGGCACCTGATGCCTGCTGGCAGGCGTTGAGCACGCTGCAGATCGATCGCCTGGATGGCTGCGTACTGGTTAGCGGTGAACCTCGCCTGCTGCAGGCGGGCCTGAATGCAGGCTTGTGGACGGTCGGGCTGGCCGCCTGCGGATCCCTGGGCGGCCACGCCCTCTGCGACTGGGAAATACTCGATGCAGCGCAGCGTGATCGCCTGCGCGCAGATGCAACCCTGGCGCTGTACCGGCTCGGTGCCCATTCGGTGATTGATCAGCTGACCGACCTGCCCGCCTGCCTGGACGATCTGCAGATCCGCCGCAGCAAGGGCGAGAAACCCTAG
- a CDS encoding MlaA family lipoprotein has product MLACAGLMVLPLASQAATEDPWESFNRPVFRFNDTVDTYALKPLAQGYQAVTPQFLETGVHNVFRNVGDVGNLANNLLQGKAHDASVDTSRLLLNTTIGALGFFDVASRMGLQRSDEDFGQTLGVWGVGSGPYLVLPLLGPSSLRDAPSKIPDSLLTPYPYMDHVPSRNVIRGINVVDARASLLDAERMISGDKYIFIRNAYLQNREFRVRDGEVEDDF; this is encoded by the coding sequence ATGCTGGCCTGTGCCGGCCTGATGGTGCTGCCGCTGGCAAGCCAGGCGGCGACGGAAGACCCTTGGGAGTCGTTCAACCGCCCTGTCTTCCGCTTCAACGATACCGTCGATACCTACGCCCTCAAGCCCCTGGCTCAAGGCTACCAGGCCGTAACGCCGCAATTCCTCGAGACCGGCGTGCACAACGTGTTCCGCAACGTGGGCGATGTCGGCAACCTGGCCAACAACCTGCTGCAGGGCAAGGCTCACGATGCTAGCGTGGATACCAGCCGTTTGCTGCTGAACACCACCATCGGCGCGCTCGGCTTCTTCGACGTGGCCAGCCGCATGGGGTTGCAGCGCAGCGATGAAGACTTCGGCCAGACCCTCGGCGTCTGGGGCGTGGGCAGCGGCCCGTATCTGGTGCTGCCGCTGCTCGGCCCGAGCTCGCTGCGCGATGCGCCGAGCAAGATTCCGGACAGCTTGCTGACCCCTTACCCGTATATGGATCACGTGCCGAGCCGAAACGTCATTCGTGGCATCAACGTGGTCGACGCCCGTGCCAGCCTGCTGGATGCCGAACGCATGATCAGCGGCGACAAGTACATCTTCATCCGTAACGCCTACCTGCAGAACCGTGAGTTCCGCGTGCGTGATGGCGAGGTCGAAGACGATTTTTGA